From Flavobacteriales bacterium, a single genomic window includes:
- a CDS encoding membrane protein insertase YidC, which produces FLWADDLSSYDSILDLPFEIPLYGDHISLFTLLMALSTFLYTRMNSAQMPASQPGMPNMKTIMYIFPFMMLFFFNSFAAGLSYYYLLANLFSIGQMFVIKNVIIDEDKLRKKIKANQKKPVKKSSFQKRLEEAAKKRGYPTR; this is translated from the coding sequence TTCCTATGGGCAGATGACCTTTCTTCATATGATTCCATACTGGACCTCCCCTTCGAGATACCTTTATATGGAGATCACATCAGTCTTTTCACTCTGCTGATGGCACTGAGCACATTCCTATATACCCGCATGAATAGCGCGCAGATGCCTGCGAGCCAACCTGGGATGCCCAACATGAAGACCATCATGTACATCTTCCCATTCATGATGCTCTTCTTCTTTAACAGCTTCGCTGCAGGACTGAGCTACTACTACTTACTGGCCAACCTGTTCTCGATCGGCCAGATGTTTGTTATCAAGAATGTGATCATTGACGAGGACAAACTGAGAAAGAAGATAAAGGCCAATCAGAAAAAGCCCGTCAAGAAGTCGAGCTTTCAAAAAAGACTGGAAGAAGCCGCCAAGAAACGTGGTTATCCGACCCGATGA
- a CDS encoding S46 family peptidase, which yields MNRLIISALALILSLSGLQAHEGMWMLNMLKKINEAEMQDLGLKLSAEDIYSINNSSVKDAIGRMNYGMCTVEMISPDGLTLTNHHCAYSAIQSHSTVENDYLSDGFWAKTRADELPIEGMVVSYLVRIDDVTDRINSQLTPQMSEEEREGKIRELSNTIKSEFMKDNNYEVDVKSFFGGNEFYAFTYETFLDVRLVGAPPSSIGKFGGDTDNWMWPRHTGDFTLLRVYAGKDGKPAAYSEDNIPHQPKHFLPISLDGVEEGDFAMILGYPGSTDRYLSSHGVELALEVDQPARVKIRGEKLRLMKEDMDASDAVRIKYASKYAGVSNYWKYFQGQMRGLKRLNVFEKKQQLEDDFLAWVNGDPVRRDKYGEAITLLKDGYKGIADYKLAETYLQEAAFGSELLILAYRAGQLKAALEEEDEKMIEASVAGMKDRAAAHFKDYNMGTDKKVTARMLEMYAEAISPEFQPEFMIKAGGKNADWQKITDKMYDKSVFASEEEFNEFLEDPSAKKLDKDPAMTAINQFLDIYRGKIGAGAGPYYAMTDKGYRLFIAGLREMNPEKPYYPNANSTMRLTYGVVGDYIPADGMRYDYITTTDGVLEKEDPNNDEFIVPAHLKELIQEEEFGEYADENGDMIVCFISNNDITGGNSGSPVINGKGELIGLAFDGNWEAMSGDIAFEPELQRTISVDIRYVLFIIDKYAGAKHLIEEMKLVKAPAVNDVSPEVQTLMN from the coding sequence ATGAACAGATTAATAATCAGCGCACTGGCCTTGATACTCAGTTTGAGTGGCCTGCAAGCGCACGAGGGCATGTGGATGCTCAATATGCTCAAGAAGATCAACGAGGCTGAAATGCAGGACCTTGGTCTGAAATTGAGTGCGGAGGATATCTACAGCATCAATAATTCATCCGTCAAGGATGCCATAGGCCGTATGAACTACGGTATGTGTACCGTGGAGATGATATCTCCCGATGGTCTCACACTGACCAATCACCACTGTGCATACAGCGCCATACAGTCACACAGTACTGTGGAGAATGATTATCTCTCAGATGGATTCTGGGCCAAGACGCGTGCCGATGAACTACCTATAGAAGGTATGGTTGTGAGCTACCTCGTACGCATTGATGATGTCACTGATCGCATCAACAGCCAGCTGACCCCTCAGATGAGCGAAGAAGAACGCGAAGGGAAGATCAGAGAACTCAGCAACACGATCAAAAGCGAGTTCATGAAGGATAATAACTACGAAGTGGATGTCAAATCCTTCTTCGGTGGAAATGAATTCTACGCCTTCACATATGAGACTTTCTTAGATGTCAGGTTGGTGGGAGCACCCCCGAGCAGTATCGGAAAGTTCGGAGGTGATACGGATAACTGGATGTGGCCACGTCACACCGGTGATTTCACCTTGCTACGTGTCTATGCAGGCAAGGATGGAAAACCAGCTGCTTACTCAGAAGACAACATTCCGCATCAGCCCAAGCATTTCCTTCCTATCTCACTCGATGGTGTAGAAGAGGGAGATTTCGCCATGATCCTCGGATATCCCGGAAGCACAGACCGCTATCTGTCCTCCCATGGAGTGGAATTGGCCCTAGAAGTCGATCAACCGGCACGCGTCAAGATCCGTGGAGAGAAGCTCCGTCTCATGAAAGAAGACATGGATGCCAGTGATGCAGTGCGTATCAAGTACGCTTCCAAGTATGCCGGAGTGAGTAACTACTGGAAATACTTCCAAGGGCAGATGAGAGGCCTGAAGCGACTCAATGTATTCGAGAAGAAACAGCAGCTTGAAGATGATTTCCTCGCCTGGGTCAACGGAGACCCTGTGCGAAGGGACAAGTACGGAGAAGCAATAACCTTGCTTAAAGATGGGTACAAGGGAATCGCAGACTACAAACTGGCAGAGACCTACCTACAAGAAGCCGCTTTCGGTTCAGAACTATTGATCCTAGCCTATAGAGCCGGTCAATTGAAGGCGGCATTGGAAGAGGAAGATGAGAAGATGATCGAAGCGAGCGTAGCCGGCATGAAGGACCGAGCTGCGGCCCATTTCAAGGATTACAACATGGGTACCGACAAGAAAGTCACCGCCCGTATGCTTGAAATGTATGCTGAAGCCATCTCTCCGGAATTCCAGCCGGAATTCATGATCAAGGCCGGAGGAAAGAATGCCGATTGGCAGAAGATCACCGACAAGATGTATGACAAATCGGTATTTGCGAGTGAAGAAGAGTTCAATGAATTCCTTGAAGACCCAAGCGCGAAGAAACTCGACAAGGACCCGGCCATGACGGCCATCAACCAGTTCTTGGACATCTACAGAGGCAAGATAGGAGCCGGAGCAGGACCTTACTACGCAATGACCGATAAAGGCTATCGCCTTTTCATCGCAGGGCTGCGAGAGATGAATCCGGAAAAACCATACTATCCCAATGCAAACTCGACCATGCGCTTGACCTATGGCGTGGTAGGAGATTATATCCCGGCTGATGGTATGCGCTATGACTACATCACCACTACTGATGGGGTATTGGAGAAAGAAGACCCGAACAATGATGAATTCATTGTTCCGGCTCATCTCAAGGAGCTGATCCAGGAAGAGGAATTCGGTGAATATGCCGATGAGAACGGGGATATGATCGTCTGCTTCATCAGCAACAACGACATCACTGGTGGAAACAGCGGTAGCCCGGTCATCAATGGTAAAGGAGAACTGATCGGATTGGCTTTCGATGGGAATTGGGAGGCTATGAGTGGCGATATCGCATTCGAGCCAGAATTGCAAAGGACCATCTCGGTAGATATCCGCTATGTTCTATTCATCATCGATAAATACGCTGGGGCCAAGCACCTCATCGAAGAGATGAAACTCGTCAAAGCACCTGCCGTAAATGACGTAAGTCCTGAGGTACAGACCTTGATGAATTGA
- a CDS encoding OmpA family protein — translation MALSLPFWLFCQEPTVIRDYGGKRVVQDPSKYALVGTSSHQVIIEHYELISGNERDQLIDLIIQDIDYYMDRVMEISDGSMVVRKSDKQIMKDLKSIVDHKIKLYDYQVDRPFEGFSEAFNQKIKDLERLNWSTEDTRGELSYDSQEMALNYVRSQISELKDISTRDLSSYADAHIHEYISTDFPSDLAMDPGPVDTGEWVVNSPLIPIDYTLASIQEEDLGLLLPPELDPQEIASGTDEKIVQLLESNNKLIATFGQQMIALQEEMLALRRESLEFRTEFSDMQNEMADIQLAIQEIRSSNQIAQSNPGLRSLNTEDPYVVRFEKNSDHITLAYQLELNEVYHLLMLDPGRKVMITGYADQSGSADFNAQISRMRALSVKHYLRQKGIPSDRMIINFLGDSVSDSENPLDRKVEIAWLGTD, via the coding sequence ATGGCTTTGTCCCTACCATTCTGGTTATTCTGCCAAGAACCCACGGTGATCCGTGATTATGGCGGTAAGCGCGTGGTACAGGACCCGAGCAAGTATGCGCTTGTGGGTACTTCATCCCACCAGGTCATCATAGAGCACTATGAATTGATCTCGGGTAATGAACGGGACCAACTCATCGACCTCATCATACAGGACATCGACTACTACATGGACCGCGTCATGGAGATCAGCGATGGAAGCATGGTCGTGCGTAAATCGGATAAGCAGATCATGAAGGATCTCAAGAGCATAGTCGACCACAAGATCAAACTCTATGATTATCAGGTGGACCGGCCCTTCGAAGGGTTCTCAGAGGCATTCAATCAGAAGATCAAAGACCTCGAACGCTTGAACTGGAGCACGGAAGACACTCGTGGGGAATTGTCCTATGACTCCCAAGAGATGGCTTTGAACTATGTGAGAAGTCAGATATCGGAGCTCAAGGATATCAGCACCCGTGACCTGAGCTCCTATGCAGATGCGCATATCCATGAGTATATCAGCACGGATTTTCCAAGCGACCTGGCCATGGACCCTGGACCTGTGGACACAGGTGAATGGGTGGTCAATTCTCCCCTCATCCCCATCGACTACACGCTGGCCTCCATACAGGAGGAAGACCTAGGTCTGTTACTCCCTCCCGAGTTGGATCCTCAAGAGATAGCTTCAGGAACTGATGAGAAGATCGTCCAGCTACTGGAGAGCAATAACAAGCTCATCGCCACCTTCGGTCAGCAGATGATCGCTCTCCAAGAAGAGATGCTCGCTCTGCGCAGGGAGAGCCTCGAGTTCCGGACCGAATTCAGCGATATGCAGAATGAGATGGCAGACATCCAGCTGGCCATACAGGAGATTCGCTCGAGCAATCAGATCGCTCAGAGCAATCCGGGATTACGCAGTTTGAACACAGAGGATCCCTATGTGGTCCGCTTCGAGAAGAACAGCGATCACATCACCTTGGCCTATCAACTGGAATTGAATGAAGTCTATCACCTATTGATGCTTGACCCAGGGAGAAAGGTGATGATCACCGGATATGCCGACCAGTCCGGCTCAGCGGATTTCAACGCTCAGATATCCAGAATGCGTGCACTTTCTGTGAAACATTACCTGAGACAGAAAGGGATTCCGAGCGATCGTATGATCATCAACTTCTTGGGTGATTCGGTCTCAGATAGTGAGAATCCTCTAGACAGGAAGGTAGAGATCGCCTGGCTAGGAACGGACTGA
- a CDS encoding 2-phosphosulfolactate phosphatase: MIKDPNKKHVEVCVTPDKYDRYKEYNQIVVVIDVLRATSAICTAFDYGVEKIIPVSRIEKALEYKVKGFIVAAERNGEIVAGFDRGNSPFGFMDDDLKGETVVLTTTNGTRAINIAKKNAGTVVIGSLLNLDVLCDWLIEQNEDVLLLCSGWRDKLNLEDTICAGAIAERLLDSMKFQSVEDSTIMAKYLFQSASNNYLGFLKASSHRRRLQKLNMNADIKYCLTPNQSRAIPILKGKSLVDIGVQESVRS; this comes from the coding sequence ATGATCAAGGATCCTAACAAAAAGCACGTAGAGGTATGTGTCACGCCTGACAAATACGATCGCTACAAGGAGTACAATCAGATCGTGGTCGTGATCGATGTGCTGAGAGCCACTTCAGCTATCTGTACGGCCTTCGATTATGGTGTGGAGAAGATCATCCCTGTCAGCCGCATCGAGAAAGCACTGGAGTACAAGGTGAAAGGATTCATCGTAGCGGCCGAACGCAATGGAGAGATTGTGGCAGGTTTCGATCGAGGAAACTCACCATTCGGTTTCATGGATGATGATCTGAAAGGAGAAACGGTGGTCCTCACTACCACCAATGGAACTCGGGCGATCAATATTGCTAAGAAGAATGCAGGCACCGTGGTAATCGGCTCTCTTTTAAATCTGGATGTGCTGTGTGATTGGCTGATCGAGCAGAACGAGGACGTATTACTGCTCTGTTCCGGATGGAGGGATAAATTGAATCTGGAAGACACCATATGCGCAGGAGCCATAGCTGAAAGACTCTTGGATTCCATGAAATTCCAATCCGTGGAGGATAGCACCATCATGGCCAAGTACCTGTTCCAATCGGCCAGCAACAATTATCTCGGCTTTCTCAAAGCAAGTTCTCACAGAAGAAGGCTCCAGAAACTGAACATGAATGCCGATATCAAGTATTGCCTCACACCCAATCAGAGTCGGGCTATACCTATTCTCAAAGGCAAATCCCTTGTGGATATCGGGGTACAGGAATCAGTCCGTTCCTAG
- the gcvT gene encoding glycine cleavage system aminomethyltransferase GcvT: MKKIALNDIHESLGAKMVEFAGFNMPVQYAGVKDEHMCVRNGVGIFDVSHMGEFVVSGPHALGLIQKVTSNDAAVLEVGKVQYSCLPNGQGGIVDDLLVYRTDDEEYVLVVNASNIEKDWDWITSHNSEGAELKNISDGMSLFAVQGPQAIRAIGSLTDMPLADMKYYTCRYGPFAGCDTVLISTTGYTGAGGVEIYVQNSEAPKVWKAIMEAGEAYDIQPIGLAARDTLRLEMGFCLYGNDIDDTTSPIEAGLGWITKFTKDFIDRERLEKQKAEGTARRLVGFVMEERGIPRKDYPILNEAGEEIGQVTSGTMSPVLEQGIGMGYVSNEFRKEGTSIRIGVRNKQLKATVKRPPFIAK, encoded by the coding sequence ATGAAGAAGATCGCATTGAATGACATCCACGAATCGCTAGGTGCCAAGATGGTGGAATTTGCAGGATTCAACATGCCTGTGCAGTACGCTGGGGTGAAGGATGAGCACATGTGCGTACGTAATGGTGTAGGGATATTCGATGTGAGCCACATGGGGGAGTTCGTTGTGAGTGGGCCTCATGCCCTTGGCCTGATCCAGAAAGTGACTTCCAATGATGCTGCTGTGTTGGAAGTAGGAAAGGTACAGTACAGCTGTCTTCCCAATGGCCAAGGGGGGATAGTGGATGATCTGCTGGTCTACCGTACCGATGATGAGGAATATGTTCTTGTGGTCAATGCTTCCAATATCGAAAAGGACTGGGACTGGATCACTTCACATAACTCCGAGGGTGCGGAATTGAAGAACATCTCAGATGGCATGTCCTTATTCGCTGTTCAGGGTCCCCAGGCTATTCGGGCGATCGGTTCTCTTACAGACATGCCACTGGCCGATATGAAATACTATACCTGTAGATATGGACCTTTCGCGGGATGCGATACCGTACTGATCTCTACCACCGGGTATACGGGAGCAGGAGGAGTAGAGATATATGTGCAGAACAGCGAGGCACCCAAGGTCTGGAAGGCCATTATGGAAGCTGGTGAAGCATATGACATCCAGCCGATCGGTCTAGCAGCGCGTGACACGCTGAGGTTGGAGATGGGTTTCTGCCTGTATGGAAACGATATCGATGATACTACCTCACCCATCGAGGCGGGTCTGGGATGGATCACCAAATTCACCAAGGATTTCATCGATCGGGAGCGACTGGAGAAGCAGAAAGCCGAAGGGACAGCGAGAAGATTGGTGGGATTCGTGATGGAAGAACGGGGCATCCCGCGTAAGGATTATCCCATCTTAAATGAAGCTGGGGAGGAGATCGGACAGGTCACCTCGGGTACGATGAGTCCAGTACTGGAGCAGGGGATAGGAATGGGCTATGTCAGCAATGAATTCAGAAAGGAAGGGACCTCGATCCGGATCGGAGTCAGAAACAAGCAGCTCAAGGCCACTGTAAAACGCCCACCCTTCATCGCCAAATGA
- a CDS encoding polysaccharide biosynthesis protein: MMLDLDRFRQRFAPRWLIMLIDTCIVLASLALAYALRFDFAIPDVEGELLQTSIFLFLAVRLGGLLISRTYAGVIRYTSTQDAARILRVCLISTLVLLAAGQLRYFIFDQVYFLPTSIIILEFFLTTFLLITFRLVVKLLYSEQKNPRKLKKKVILYGAGESGVITKRTLDRDAGSAMEVVAFIDDDPRKAGKKLEGVTIYKSERLEELIDDHEVDQLISTMMRPDIEKRQKVIDLCIDKGVKVLDVPPVGRWIQGELSFRQLRPIPVEDLLERSVIQLDTSAISQSLQGKRIMVTGAAGSIGSELVRQITRYRPEAICLLDQAESPLHEISLEVTDSTEQEIVLTVLADICHREHLQRIFKEFRPEIVFHAAAYKHVPMVESNAYEGIRTNLGGTRNLVDLAIENKVDRFVMISTDKAVNPTNVMGASKRAAEMYVSALSEDSSTRFVTTRFGNVLGSNGSVIPRFKKQIEDGGPVTVTHPDIERFFMTIPEACQLVLEAGAMGKGGEIFVFDMGKAVRIVDLAHKMIRLSGLEVGKDIEVEMTGLRPGEKIKEEVLADKENTLPTHNERILIAKTRDIPTDTIERITSLLDDSDSDLESSVKKLKDLIPEYRSHNSKFEALDR; the protein is encoded by the coding sequence ATGATGCTCGACCTCGATAGATTCCGCCAGCGATTTGCGCCTCGCTGGTTGATCATGTTGATCGATACCTGTATTGTCCTCGCATCATTGGCCTTGGCGTATGCTCTCCGATTCGATTTTGCCATCCCAGATGTAGAAGGGGAACTTTTGCAAACATCCATCTTCCTATTTCTGGCAGTACGATTGGGCGGTCTATTGATCAGCAGGACCTATGCCGGAGTCATTCGGTACACGAGCACACAAGATGCAGCTCGTATACTTCGGGTCTGCTTGATAAGTACTTTGGTGCTCTTGGCAGCCGGACAGCTTCGCTATTTCATCTTTGATCAGGTCTACTTCCTTCCCACATCGATCATCATCCTCGAGTTCTTCCTGACCACCTTCCTTCTCATCACTTTCAGACTGGTGGTCAAACTGCTCTATTCCGAACAGAAGAACCCTAGAAAGCTGAAAAAAAAGGTCATCCTCTATGGGGCCGGTGAATCTGGAGTGATCACCAAACGCACCTTGGATAGGGATGCAGGAAGTGCCATGGAGGTAGTGGCTTTTATAGATGACGACCCGAGAAAGGCCGGCAAGAAATTAGAGGGAGTGACCATTTACAAGTCCGAGCGACTGGAAGAACTCATCGATGATCATGAGGTCGATCAACTCATCAGCACGATGATGCGACCCGATATAGAAAAGCGACAGAAGGTCATCGACCTCTGTATCGATAAAGGAGTCAAGGTATTGGATGTTCCACCGGTAGGACGATGGATACAAGGTGAGCTCAGCTTCAGACAATTGCGTCCTATACCTGTAGAAGACCTGCTCGAACGCTCCGTGATCCAATTGGATACCAGTGCAATTTCCCAAAGCCTGCAGGGAAAACGCATAATGGTCACCGGTGCAGCAGGCTCTATAGGTTCTGAGTTGGTAAGACAGATCACCCGCTACAGACCCGAGGCCATCTGTCTATTGGACCAAGCGGAGAGTCCATTGCATGAGATATCATTGGAGGTCACAGATTCAACTGAGCAAGAAATCGTGTTGACCGTATTGGCCGACATCTGCCACCGAGAACACCTTCAACGGATATTCAAAGAATTCAGACCTGAGATCGTATTCCACGCTGCAGCCTATAAACATGTGCCTATGGTGGAATCCAATGCATATGAGGGCATTCGGACCAATCTAGGGGGCACTAGGAATCTGGTCGACCTGGCCATTGAAAACAAAGTAGACCGATTCGTTATGATCTCAACAGACAAGGCGGTCAATCCGACCAATGTCATGGGTGCCAGCAAGCGTGCAGCTGAGATGTATGTATCAGCACTTTCCGAGGATTCCTCAACGCGATTCGTTACGACTCGCTTTGGAAATGTTCTAGGCAGCAATGGCAGCGTCATCCCGCGATTCAAGAAACAAATCGAAGATGGTGGACCGGTGACTGTCACTCATCCCGATATCGAGCGATTCTTCATGACCATCCCTGAGGCCTGCCAATTGGTATTGGAAGCTGGAGCCATGGGCAAGGGAGGAGAGATCTTCGTATTCGATATGGGTAAAGCCGTACGTATCGTGGATCTTGCTCATAAGATGATACGACTCAGTGGACTGGAAGTGGGCAAGGATATCGAGGTAGAGATGACCGGTCTACGCCCGGGTGAGAAGATCAAAGAAGAGGTACTGGCAGACAAGGAGAATACCCTACCTACCCACAATGAACGCATTCTGATTGCCAAGACCCGAGACATCCCTACTGATACCATTGAGCGGATAACATCCTTGCTTGACGATAGTGATTCGGACCTGGAATCAAGCGTCAAGAAATTGAAAGATTTGATTCCTGAATACCGTAGCCACAATTCTAAATTCGAAGCACTCGACCGATGA
- a CDS encoding acyl-CoA thioesterase produces the protein MTHKTRIPVRFADIDAMGHVNNAVFLSYFEQARIDFFNTHVGGEWDWKDQGIVLARNEIDYMIPILLNDDVWIQTEIERYGTKSMTMGFTVYDGRATDAPRIFAKGRCVLVAFDYHAGITKPLPEEWKATFQAD, from the coding sequence ATGACTCATAAGACCAGAATACCCGTGCGTTTTGCCGACATCGATGCCATGGGCCATGTGAACAATGCCGTATTCCTCAGCTACTTCGAGCAGGCAAGAATCGATTTTTTCAATACCCATGTCGGAGGCGAATGGGATTGGAAGGACCAAGGAATCGTGCTGGCCCGGAATGAGATCGATTACATGATCCCTATTCTTCTCAATGATGACGTATGGATCCAGACCGAGATCGAAAGATATGGGACCAAGAGCATGACCATGGGATTCACCGTATACGATGGACGAGCTACAGATGCTCCTAGGATATTTGCCAAAGGTCGTTGCGTATTGGTGGCCTTCGATTACCATGCCGGTATCACGAAACCCCTACCAGAAGAATGGAAGGCCACTTTTCAAGCCGATTGA